Proteins encoded together in one Streptomyces sp. B1I3 window:
- a CDS encoding threonine/serine exporter ThrE family protein — protein MVAEPGGPEDQKPQSDEARSAFVPPAGVEQPSAPSEDDHPTSEFALPAGLHTDPPAASGPGQAPAGGSGGGPGGEPLSSAFVPPSGYNAQQQPPAFTPAHGIPMVRLTKEAPWQDRMRTMLRMPVFERPAPESMQKTDDSGPAVPRVLDLTLRIGELLLAGGEGAEDVEAAMFAVSRSYGLDRCEPTVTFTLLSISHQPSLVDDPVTASRTVRRRGTDYTRLAAVFRLIDDITSIEHVEVSLEEAYRRLAEIRRNRHPYPGWALTAAAGLLAGSASVLVGGGVLVFIVAAAGAMLGDRLAWLCAGRGLPEFYQFMAAAMPPAAIGIALTLTHSTGVRPSAVITGGLFALLPGRALVAGVQDGLTGYYITAAARLLEVMYFFIGIVAGVLLMLYLGVQLGAELNPEARFVASDRPVVQILASMALTLAFAILLQQERSTVLAVTLNGGVAWIIFGAMARTGNISPVAATAVAAGLVGLFGQLFSRYRYTSSLPYITAAIGPLLPGSATYFGLLGVAQNEVDAGLASLTTAVATALAIAIGVNLGSEISRLFMRVPGGVEGGPSRRAAKRTRGF, from the coding sequence GCGCAGCGCCTTCGTCCCGCCGGCCGGTGTGGAGCAGCCCTCCGCGCCGTCCGAGGACGACCACCCCACGTCGGAGTTCGCCCTCCCGGCCGGCCTGCACACCGATCCCCCGGCGGCCTCGGGTCCGGGCCAGGCTCCCGCCGGGGGCTCGGGCGGCGGTCCGGGTGGCGAGCCGCTGAGTTCCGCTTTCGTCCCGCCGAGCGGTTACAACGCCCAGCAGCAGCCTCCCGCCTTCACTCCCGCGCACGGCATTCCGATGGTCCGGCTGACCAAGGAAGCCCCCTGGCAGGACCGGATGCGCACGATGCTGCGCATGCCCGTGTTCGAGCGGCCGGCGCCCGAGAGCATGCAGAAGACCGACGACTCGGGCCCGGCGGTACCGCGCGTGCTCGACCTGACGCTGCGTATCGGGGAGCTGCTGCTGGCGGGCGGGGAGGGCGCCGAGGACGTCGAGGCGGCCATGTTCGCGGTGTCGCGCTCCTACGGGCTCGACCGCTGTGAGCCGACGGTGACCTTCACGCTGCTGTCCATCTCGCACCAGCCGTCCCTGGTCGACGACCCCGTGACCGCCAGCCGCACCGTACGCCGCCGGGGCACGGACTACACCCGGCTGGCCGCGGTCTTCCGGCTGATCGACGACATCACGAGCATCGAACACGTCGAGGTCTCCCTGGAGGAGGCCTACCGCCGCCTCGCCGAGATCCGCCGTAACCGGCACCCGTATCCCGGCTGGGCCCTGACGGCAGCCGCCGGCCTGCTCGCGGGCTCGGCTTCGGTACTGGTCGGCGGCGGTGTGCTGGTCTTCATCGTGGCCGCGGCGGGCGCGATGCTCGGGGACCGGCTGGCCTGGCTCTGCGCGGGCCGCGGCCTGCCCGAGTTCTACCAGTTCATGGCCGCGGCGATGCCCCCGGCGGCCATAGGCATCGCGCTGACCCTCACCCATTCGACGGGTGTCCGGCCGTCCGCGGTGATCACCGGTGGGCTGTTCGCGCTGCTTCCAGGGCGGGCCCTGGTCGCCGGTGTGCAGGACGGGCTGACCGGTTACTACATCACCGCGGCAGCCCGGCTCCTGGAGGTCATGTACTTCTTCATCGGCATCGTCGCCGGGGTGCTGCTGATGCTCTACCTGGGTGTCCAGCTCGGTGCCGAGCTCAACCCGGAGGCGCGGTTCGTGGCCAGCGACCGTCCGGTGGTCCAGATCCTGGCGTCGATGGCCCTCACCCTGGCCTTCGCCATCCTGCTCCAGCAGGAGCGATCCACCGTGCTGGCGGTCACCCTCAACGGGGGCGTGGCCTGGATCATCTTCGGTGCGATGGCCCGGACCGGGAACATCTCGCCGGTGGCCGCGACAGCGGTGGCGGCCGGTCTGGTGGGCCTGTTCGGCCAGTTGTTCTCGCGTTACCGCTACACCTCGTCACTGCCCTACATCACCGCGGCGATCGGTCCGCTGCTGCCCGGTTCGGCGACGTACTTCGGTCTGCTGGGCGTGGCGCAGAACGAGGTGGACGCCGGGCTCGCCTCCCTCACCACCGCCGTGGCGACTGCTCTGGCCATCGCCATCGGGGTGAATCTGGGAAGTGAGATCTCACGGCTGTTCATGCGGGTCCCGGGCGGCGTCGAAGGCGGCCCGTCCCGCCGGGCCGCCAAGCGGACGCGCGGCTTCTGA